A genomic region of Zea mays cultivar B73 chromosome 6, Zm-B73-REFERENCE-NAM-5.0, whole genome shotgun sequence contains the following coding sequences:
- the LOC109940620 gene encoding uncharacterized protein, whose translation MNLPHLSPPLSLIFYQPLGLCFFLCAPVAGSSSTSGRGALTAISCPSRSPMARLSARRLLLFLPCAEPRPAPPVLLPARRNSPSSPWLPSSALPISSMSPPSSSSVFSLLLRFGAARSSHGALCLSGVSSLRVRNFLAGWRLVHAPLCRAVSLHASSSRAESNPMLTRSCFSLSCRVVITFCRELDSRCHRALCVLVFAVESLNPSSPAQPYPASSLQIQSRHRPARHQESQESGEDEASSAIFPKRSTNCLYQKIATDLMDSWQLLKRYVN comes from the exons ATGAACCTGCCGCACTTATCCCCTCCGCTCTCTCTGATTTTCTATCAGCCGCTCGGTCTCTGCTTCTTCTTGTGCGCACCGGTCGCCGGGTCATCTTCCACCTCCGGCCGTGGAGCTCTCACGGCCATCTCCTGCCCCAGCCGAAGTCCCATGGCGCGGCTCTCTGCTCGGCGCTTGCTTCTCTTCCTCCCCTGCGCAGAGCCGCGTCCTGCTCCTCCGGTGCTTCTCCCTGCACGCCGGAACTcgcccagttcgccgtggttgccGAGCTCGGCCCTGCCCATCTCGTCCATGTCACCGCCGTCCTCAAGCTCGGTCTTCTCCCTGCTCCTTCGATTCGGTGCCGCGCGCAGTTCCCACGGTGCCCTGTGTCTCTCTGGTGTTTCCTCCCTGCGCGTCCGAAATTTCCTTGCTGGCTGGCGCTTGGTCCATGCTCCACTATGTCGTGCTGTTTCTCTGCACGCGTCAAGCTCACGCGCTGAATCCAACCCCATGTTGACGCGTTCATGTTTCAGCTTGTCGTGCCGCGTCGTCATCACTTTCTGTCGCGAGCTCGATTCCCGTTGTCATCGGGCTTTGTGCGTACTCGTGTTTGCCGTCGAGTCGTTGAACCCGTCATCCCCTGCTCAACCCTATCCCGCCAGCTCGCTCCAGATACAATCTCGTCATCGTCCCGCGCGTCATCAAGAATCccaagaatcgggtgaagacgaagctagcagcgcgatattccctaagcgctcgacaaattgcctGTATCAGAAAATCGCTACCGATCTCATGGATTCGTGGCAGCTGTTGAAACG gtacgttaattaa